The stretch of DNA TCGCGGAGCCGGGCGAAGGTGGCGGGATCGATGCTCATGCCTCCAATCTACTGGCGCGCCCGGGTCCTCATACGGGGTGCGTAGACTGCGGCGGTCTGTGAGTGATTGTCGTGGTGAGGAGTGGGCGAGGATGACCGAGAGCTCCGGGATGGCCAGCCGGCGGACCGTGCTGTGCGGGGCGGCGGCTGCCGTGGTGGCCGGTGGGGCGGTGGCTGGGTGCACCTCGCCGTCGTACGGAGGGTCGTCGTCCTCGGCGTCCAGCAGTGGTGGGGGGTCGAAGACCCCGGCGGCGCCGGTGCAGGTCGGGGCCGTGGCGGACGTCCCGGTCGGCGGGGGGAAGGTCTACCGCGACCAGGCGATCGTGGTGACGCAGCCCTCGGCCGGGCAGTACAAGGCGTTCAGCGCGCGGTGCACGCACGCCGGGTGCATCGTCGACCAGGTCAAGAACGGGCAGATCCAGTGCCCGTGCCACGGGAGCCGGTTCGGCGCCTCGGACGGGGCGGTGCAGGACGGGCCGGCGCCGGAGCCGCTGCCCTCGTACCCCGTCGTGGTCAAGGACGGCCAGTTGGTGGTGACGCCGACCGCCTGAGGCGGTGGCGGTGAGAGCTGCGGAAGGGGCGCCCCCGGGTGGGGGTGCCCCTTCCGGCTTCAGGGGGTAGGGACGAGCGCGGGGGTGGGTTCGGGTTCGGCCGGGGCCTCGGGCTTGCCGATCAGGGAGGCGGCGGAGGCGGCGGCGCCGAGGGCCATCAGGGCGAGGACCAGGCGGAAGTCGAGGGTGGCGACCAGGGCCGAGCCGAGGCCGACGGCGAGGGCCTGGGGGGCGGTCAGGGAGAGGTTGACGGCGGCCTGGGTACGGCCCATCAGGGCCGGCGGGGTGGCGGCCTGGGCGGCGGTGGCGAGGCCGACCACGGCGGCGGGGATGCCGCCGCCGACGATCAGCAGGCCGGCGGCCACGGCCGGGAGCGAGGGAAGGGTCAGCAGGAGGGTGCCGGCGGCGAAGACCAGTGAGCCGGTGAGGACGGTGCGGCGCGGGCCGAGCCGGCCGATCGCCAGGCCGCCGAGCACGGAGCCGCCGAGGGCGCCGACGGCCTCCACCGTCTCCAGCACGCCGAGGAACTGTGGGGTGCGGTGCAGCCCGTGCTGGATCAGGGCGAACAGCACCGGCTGGAGCAGGCTGAGTACGAAGCCCGTGGCGGCGGTGGC from Kitasatospora sp. MMS16-BH015 encodes:
- a CDS encoding Rieske (2Fe-2S) protein produces the protein MTESSGMASRRTVLCGAAAAVVAGGAVAGCTSPSYGGSSSSASSSGGGSKTPAAPVQVGAVADVPVGGGKVYRDQAIVVTQPSAGQYKAFSARCTHAGCIVDQVKNGQIQCPCHGSRFGASDGAVQDGPAPEPLPSYPVVVKDGQLVVTPTA